The genomic DNA TGTTCCTTGTCCCGTTTGTCCTGCCTGTTCCGCATGCCCGCGACCGCCGTCACGGCGGCCACGCTGACCGCCGGCCCGGCCCTGTTCCTTGCCGCACCCGTGCACGCCGACGACGCCGGCGGCACCGCCCGTACGGGCTCGGCCGACGCCTCCGTGCTCCGCGCCGACCTCGACGTCTCGCTGCTCGACAAGACCGTGCAGGTGCCGGTGCTTTCCACGCTCAACGAGGTCCGCGTGCCCGCCGCGGGCCGGGACTCCGGCGCCGCGGACAAGACCGCGCTCGACGTCCGGGTCGACGGCCTCGCGGCCGCCGAGGGCGACGAACACCCGGACGGCCCCCAGGCGGTGAACATCGCGCGCGCCGAAGTCGCCACCGCGGACGCCACCGTGGACGCGGACGGCGCCGAGGCGTCGTCGAACCTCGCCCGCGCCGAGGTGCACGTCCCCGGCCTGCCCGCGCTCTCGCTCATCAAGGTCGAGGAGGTGACGTCGAAGGCCGTCTGCGCGGTGGGGGAGAAGCCGAAGGCGGAGTCCAACACCCTCGGCTCCGTCACGGTCCTGGGCAAGCGCGTCACGGTCACCGTGGGCGGCGAGCCGACGGTGGTCGCGGTGCCGGGCGTGGGGGAGGTCTCGCTCGGCTTCTCGCAGATCGAGACCACGAAGTCGACGGCGAGCGCCGCGGCGCTGCGGCTGCGGGTGTCGGTGAACCCGCTGAAGCTGAACGTCGCCGAGGTGGAGGGCGAGGTGACGCTGGTCGAGGCGGCGTGCGAGACGCCTGCCGGCGGCGGTACGGGCCCGGCGGAGGAGCCCGGCGAGCGCCCCCAGGGCGACGCCGAGCCGGTCCAGGACGAGCGGCCCGCAGACGCCGCCGACCCCGCGCCCGAGCAGCAACTCGCCGAAACGGGCGGCAGCTCGACGACCCCGTACCTGGTCGGCGGCGCCGCCCTGCTCGTCGGCCTCGGCCTGAGCGGTCTGGTGCTGGCCCGCCTGCGCGCCAGGTCCTGAGCCCCGCCCGTACCGGTGCGTGCACGGCCTCCGCGCGCTACCGGTACGGGCGGCCCGGGGGGCGGCTGCTGGCCTCGGCGGCACCGCTGAAGGGGATGCCCGCCGCGGCCGCGGACGCCCTGGCGCGTACCACGGGGCTGAAGAAGTCACCGGCCGCGGCGGGCACCACGCTTCTCGAACGCGGCCGAAGCGCGCCGCCGCTAGCCCGTCGGCGCCCCGGGCGGCAGGAACGGCAGGTCGCCGGGCGCGCCCGACTCGATCAGGCGGAGCAGGGCCTTGGTGTCCGCGTGCTCCTCGATCAGGTCGCCCAGCTTCTCCAACTGCTCCTCCCGCAGCGCCGCGAAGGACGTGTCAGGCGCCGGTACGAACGCCCGGCCCGCGTCCGCCGCCACCTGCCGCAGGAACGCCCGCCGGAAGCCGTCGTTCTCCAGGGCCCCGTGCCAGTGCGTCCCCCATACCTGGCCCACCCGGCACCCGGCGAGGAACGGCTCCCCGCCCCGTACGTCCGCCACCCCGTGGTGGATCTCGTACCCCTCCACCGGCTCGCCCAGCGCCGTGCCCGCCGGCCGGCCCAGCGTCTTGCGCGCCGCGAACTCCACCCGTACCGGCAGCAGTCCCAGCCCGGCCACCGACTGCGCGGGCCGCGCCTCCACGCCCTCCGCGTCGCCGATCCGCTCCGCCAGCATCTGGAACCCGCCGCAGATGCCCAGCACGGGCCGCCCCTGCGCCGCCCGGCGCGCCAGCGCCGCGTCGAGGCCCCGCTCCCGCAGCCACGCGAGCGCCCGTATCGTGCCCCGCGTCCCCGGCAGCACCACCAGGTCCGCCTCCGCCAGTTCCTCCGGCCGGTCGGTGAACTGCACGGCGACGCCCGGCTCCGCGGCCAGCGCGTCCACGTCGGTGAAGTTCGACATCAGCGGCACCGGCACCACCGCGACCCGCAGCACCTGCGCACCGTGCGGCGGCTCGGCGGGCAGCTCGCGCATC from Streptomyces sp. CMB-StM0423 includes the following:
- a CDS encoding SCO1860 family LAETG-anchored protein, whose protein sequence is MPATAVTAATLTAGPALFLAAPVHADDAGGTARTGSADASVLRADLDVSLLDKTVQVPVLSTLNEVRVPAAGRDSGAADKTALDVRVDGLAAAEGDEHPDGPQAVNIARAEVATADATVDADGAEASSNLARAEVHVPGLPALSLIKVEEVTSKAVCAVGEKPKAESNTLGSVTVLGKRVTVTVGGEPTVVAVPGVGEVSLGFSQIETTKSTASAAALRLRVSVNPLKLNVAEVEGEVTLVEAACETPAGGGTGPAEEPGERPQGDAEPVQDERPADAADPAPEQQLAETGGSSTTPYLVGGAALLVGLGLSGLVLARLRARS
- a CDS encoding cobyric acid synthase, coding for MTARAGGLLVAGTTSDAGKSVVTAGICRWLARRGVSVAPFKAQNMSLNSYVTREGAEIGRAQAMQAAAARTEPSALMNPVLLKPGGEARSQVVVLGRPVAELSAAGYHGERQRALFDTVTDCLEELRRAYDVVICEGAGSPAEINLRHSDIVNMGLARAARLPVVVVGDIDRGGVFASFFGTTALLSAADQGLVAGYLVNKFRGDVSLLEPGLSMLRGLTGRQTLGVLPYRHGLGIDEEDGLRLSLRGLMRELPAEPPHGAQVLRVAVVPVPLMSNFTDVDALAAEPGVAVQFTDRPEELAEADLVVLPGTRGTIRALAWLRERGLDAALARRAAQGRPVLGICGGFQMLAERIGDAEGVEARPAQSVAGLGLLPVRVEFAARKTLGRPAGTALGEPVEGYEIHHGVADVRGGEPFLAGCRVGQVWGTHWHGALENDGFRRAFLRQVAADAGRAFVPAPDTSFAALREEQLEKLGDLIEEHADTKALLRLIESGAPGDLPFLPPGAPTG